The Arcanobacterium wilhelmae region TGGGAAACTCAGTTGCGGGCGTTGCTTGGGCATCTGGACGCGCGCTTGGCGAAAGAGCTCGGTGAAGGCGTTGTGAAGGAAATCGTGATCGGCTCGCCGCTGGGGCGCCCAAATTGGAATACGGGCGGCTGGAGCGTGAAGGGCCGGGGTGTGCGCGACACGTACGACTAAACCCGCACGTCCCCGACGACGTCAGGGCGCAGGTAACGTGCCGAATCGGGCGCGAGTTGAGCACCGGCGTCGTCGGGAAGGCGCTGGAGCCAGGAAGTGCACATCGCCGCCCAGAAAACGGCTCCAGAATCTCGAAAAGTGCCAAAAAATAGGCTAGAATAAAGTGTCAATTGTGTGTGTAGGGGGGTAGCGCAACGGCCCCCACGGCTCTCACAGGGCGCTTTTCGGCGCTGATGAGAGCTATGACACATCGTCAAGGCTCCGTTGTGCGAGGAGAAATTCGTTCGTGGCAGAGGAAAAGAAGCATCGTCCTGGCGAGGTATCGCCGGAGCATTCGTACGACGCCGGGGATATTACGGTTCTGGAGGGTCTCGAGGCCGTCCGCAAGCGCCCAGGTATGTACATCGGCTCCACCGGTGAGCGCGGCCTGCACCACCTGGTGTACGAGGTCGTGGACAACTCGGTAGACGAGGCGATGGCCGGCTACGCGTCCAACATTGTGGTGACTTTGCTGGAAAATGGCGGTGTGCGCGTGAGCGACGACGGCCGTGGCATCCCGGTGAGCATCCACCCCACCCAGGGCGTTTCCGCAGTTCAGGTTGTGATGACTGTGCTGCACGCCGGCGGTAAGTTCGGCGACGGCGGCTACGCGGTCTCCGGCGGCCTGCACGGCGTGGGTATTTCAGTGGTGAACGCGCTATCCACTCGTATGGATACTGAAGTCCGCCGCGACGGTTACGTGTGGCGCATCAGCTACGAAAACGGCGTGCCGCTCGGCCCTCTCGAGCAGGGCGAAGCGACAGAAGAAACTGGCACAACTCAGACTTTCTGGCCCAACCCGGAGATCTTCGAAACTACCGAATTCGATTTCGAAACCCTACGCCGTCGCTTCCACCAGATGTGTTTCCTCAACAAGGGGCTGCGCATCACCCTCATCGAGGAGCGAACCGGAGCGGTTGCGGAAGGCGACGAAGTAGCTGGCGAAGAGGCCCCGACGTCGGGCCACCGTGAAGTGACCTACCGCTACGACAATGGCCTCCACGACTACGTGAAGTACCTGGTGGAAACCAAAAAATCCACCCCGGTGCACCCGGAGCCGATCTACTACGAAGCTGAAGACAAAGAGCTCAAGATCGCCGTTGAGGTGGCAATGCAGTGGACCGAATCGTATTCGGAAACTCTGCACACGTTCGCGAACACGATCAACACCACCGAGGGCGGTACACACGAGGAAGGTTTCCGCAGCGCGCTCACCTCGGTGATGAACAAGTTTGCCCGCGACAAGGGCCTGCTCAAGGAAAAGGATTCCAACCTCTCTGGTGACGACATCCGCGAAGGCCTCACCGCCGTCATCTCCGTTAAGCTCGGCGAGCCGCAGTTCGAAGGCCAAACGAAGACGAAACTGGGCAACACCGAGGCACGTACGTTCGTGCAGCAGCAAACATACGCCCAGCTCACGGACTGGCTCGATTCTCATCCGAGCGAAGGCAAGGAAATCATCCGCAAGGCAACTCAAGCCTATGCCGCTCGCCAGGCGGCGCGCAAGGCCCGTGAGGC contains the following coding sequences:
- the gyrB gene encoding DNA topoisomerase (ATP-hydrolyzing) subunit B, whose translation is MAEEKKHRPGEVSPEHSYDAGDITVLEGLEAVRKRPGMYIGSTGERGLHHLVYEVVDNSVDEAMAGYASNIVVTLLENGGVRVSDDGRGIPVSIHPTQGVSAVQVVMTVLHAGGKFGDGGYAVSGGLHGVGISVVNALSTRMDTEVRRDGYVWRISYENGVPLGPLEQGEATEETGTTQTFWPNPEIFETTEFDFETLRRRFHQMCFLNKGLRITLIEERTGAVAEGDEVAGEEAPTSGHREVTYRYDNGLHDYVKYLVETKKSTPVHPEPIYYEAEDKELKIAVEVAMQWTESYSETLHTFANTINTTEGGTHEEGFRSALTSVMNKFARDKGLLKEKDSNLSGDDIREGLTAVISVKLGEPQFEGQTKTKLGNTEARTFVQQQTYAQLTDWLDSHPSEGKEIIRKATQAYAARQAARKAREATRRKSVLESVSMPGKLKDCTSRNPEDSEIFIVEGDSAGGSAVNGRDPQHQAIMPIRGKILNVEKARLDRALSSESIQSLITAFGTGVGEEFDIEKLRYHKIVFMADADVDGAHIATLLLTLVYRYMKPLIEHGYVYLAMPPLYRIKWSNAPHEYVFSDKERDAVLKAGLEEGKKLPKAEGQGIQRYKGLGEMNDSELWDTTMNPETRTLKRVSIGEAAATDEAFSILMGEDVLSRRGFIQRNAHDVRFLDI